Proteins from one Paenibacillus amylolyticus genomic window:
- a CDS encoding DUF4317 domain-containing protein: protein MNKKEVAHIRKQFKLDHDLLNIYDILNVYITKETNEVYHWERHPFELVDREKQELYMGNFKKLLTGDLDQKLFELKFQEAAEDPAQVLLHQALVTGDPDEWQDLMLLLVDRMLVDAKYERDMVATFVRGQYYLPTKARNEASEESEKNEVFAHPFILCSVNSTEKQRKTLLFDYVEREFKYNIIVDPIIKLSTPEQGFLYPSVTDNYSDVNRVLYCTGKSNFPDPHFVENVLNGERSVTALEERAIFEDIVKEVAGEQLDSATIAHVYEEINRVIEINEESHEEEPPKLDYKDLERVLTASGVEDLTTEKVERAFETIVDNKNYELKATSVMPKFTSKSIKIETKVATISVSPQDLRYVKQVNYQGRRCIMIEVDEDVVIEGFTLNTEKLINE, encoded by the coding sequence ATGAATAAAAAAGAAGTCGCGCATATACGCAAGCAGTTTAAACTCGATCACGATCTACTGAATATTTACGATATTCTCAACGTGTATATTACGAAGGAAACCAACGAGGTCTATCACTGGGAGCGTCACCCGTTCGAACTGGTGGATAGAGAAAAGCAGGAGCTGTACATGGGCAATTTTAAAAAGTTGCTCACAGGCGATCTGGATCAGAAGCTGTTTGAGTTGAAGTTCCAGGAAGCGGCGGAGGACCCGGCTCAGGTTCTGCTTCATCAGGCCCTGGTCACAGGTGACCCGGACGAATGGCAGGATCTCATGCTGTTGCTCGTGGATCGAATGTTGGTGGATGCCAAGTATGAGCGGGACATGGTAGCTACGTTTGTACGTGGACAGTATTACCTGCCGACCAAGGCTAGAAACGAAGCTTCGGAAGAGAGCGAGAAGAACGAGGTGTTCGCCCATCCGTTCATTCTGTGCAGCGTGAATTCCACGGAGAAACAGCGGAAAACGCTCTTGTTTGATTATGTGGAGAGAGAGTTTAAATACAACATTATTGTTGATCCGATTATCAAATTAAGCACGCCAGAGCAAGGATTCCTGTATCCCAGCGTGACAGACAACTACTCCGATGTGAATCGAGTGTTATACTGCACAGGGAAATCCAATTTCCCGGACCCGCATTTTGTTGAAAATGTATTGAATGGAGAAAGATCCGTAACCGCGCTGGAAGAACGTGCAATCTTCGAAGATATCGTCAAGGAAGTGGCCGGCGAACAGCTCGATTCAGCCACCATTGCACATGTATATGAAGAGATTAACCGTGTTATTGAGATTAACGAAGAGTCCCATGAGGAAGAACCTCCGAAGCTGGATTATAAAGATCTGGAACGTGTACTGACTGCAAGCGGTGTAGAGGATCTGACCACGGAGAAAGTGGAACGTGCCTTCGAAACGATCGTGGACAACAAGAATTATGAGCTGAAAGCGACCAGTGTTATGCCGAAGTTTACGTCCAAGTCCATTAAGATCGAAACCAAGGTGGCTACGATTTCGGTTAGCCCGCAAGATCTGAGATATGTGAAGCAGGTGAACTATCAAGGCAGACGTTGCATCATGATTGAAGTGGATGAGGATGTCGTGATAGAAGGGTTTACGCTTAATACGGAAAAACTTATCAATGAGTAA
- a CDS encoding DNA alkylation repair protein, translating to MNLDEVMQGLEALGKERTKKIYLSNGAHEPLFGVATGAMKPMAKQIKKDQPLAEQLYATGNYDAMYFAGVIADPQAMTEADFDRWIDAAYFYMIADFIVAVTLAETDIAQEVSDKWIASGDELKMSAGWSCYCWLLGSRKDAEFSENKLMEMLEQVKNTIHESPERTKYSMNNFLYTVATSYQPLHDQAVEIAKAVGPVEVNKDMPKSKLLNASENIQKAVDKVRVGFKRKYVRC from the coding sequence ATGAATCTGGATGAAGTGATGCAAGGGCTTGAAGCGCTGGGTAAAGAACGAACGAAGAAAATCTACCTTTCCAACGGTGCACATGAACCGCTATTTGGCGTGGCAACCGGGGCGATGAAACCCATGGCGAAGCAGATCAAAAAGGATCAGCCTTTGGCGGAGCAACTCTACGCGACGGGCAATTATGATGCGATGTATTTTGCAGGCGTGATTGCCGATCCTCAAGCGATGACGGAAGCTGACTTTGACCGTTGGATCGATGCTGCTTACTTTTACATGATCGCTGACTTCATCGTTGCCGTCACGTTGGCCGAGACGGATATTGCTCAAGAAGTTTCGGATAAGTGGATTGCGAGCGGAGATGAGCTGAAAATGTCAGCAGGATGGAGCTGTTACTGTTGGTTGCTTGGCAGTCGAAAGGATGCTGAATTTTCGGAGAATAAATTAATGGAGATGCTGGAACAAGTGAAGAATACGATTCACGAGTCTCCGGAACGAACGAAATATTCGATGAACAACTTCCTGTATACCGTTGCAACATCCTATCAACCGTTGCACGATCAGGCGGTGGAGATAGCCAAGGCTGTGGGACCTGTGGAAGTGAACAAGGACATGCCAAAGAGCAAGCTGCTGAATGCTTCTGAGAATATCCAAAAGGCAGTGGATAAAGTGCGGGTAGGCTTCAAACGAAAATATGTAAGATGTTAA
- a CDS encoding glycoside hydrolase family 27 protein, with amino-acid sequence MSNNQVLGFAPALGWNSWNTFTWDINEQLIRDVADVFVSEGYLAAGYEYIVIDDCWSLKERDADGNLVADPEKFPSGMKALSDYIHGKGLKFGMYSCVGTHTCAGYPGSFEHEFQDAALFAEWGVDYLKYDYCFKPRHISGELLYKRMSLALKNCGRDILFSACNWGADDVYDWIRESGAHMYRSTGDIRDNWDSVKELALSQLGKQSYTGSFCHNDMDMLIVGMYGGSNNDYIGSIGGCNDIEYKTHFSLWSMMGSPLMIGCDVRKANQITKDILLNSDLLAINQDAEARGAYRIKPEPQWFHTDDVFMLVKVLTDGDLAIGFFNLSDSQRELSLQFWDMGLPYAAGYALSLYDCWEHQELGVFRERFAPVVAAHDCLVVRAKLVK; translated from the coding sequence ATGAGCAACAATCAAGTATTAGGCTTTGCCCCTGCGCTGGGCTGGAATTCGTGGAATACCTTTACGTGGGATATTAACGAACAATTGATTCGGGATGTCGCGGATGTGTTTGTATCGGAAGGTTATCTGGCTGCTGGCTACGAGTATATTGTCATTGATGATTGTTGGAGCCTGAAGGAACGGGATGCGGATGGCAATCTGGTGGCTGACCCGGAGAAATTCCCCAGTGGAATGAAAGCGCTATCTGATTATATCCATGGCAAAGGACTAAAGTTCGGCATGTACTCATGCGTGGGCACGCATACGTGTGCCGGGTATCCGGGCAGCTTTGAGCATGAATTCCAGGATGCCGCCCTTTTTGCCGAATGGGGCGTTGATTATCTGAAGTATGATTACTGCTTCAAGCCGCGACATATCTCTGGCGAGCTGCTGTACAAACGAATGAGCCTGGCGCTCAAAAACTGCGGACGCGATATCCTGTTCTCCGCCTGCAACTGGGGAGCCGATGACGTATACGATTGGATTCGGGAATCAGGTGCCCATATGTACCGATCCACCGGAGATATCCGCGACAATTGGGATTCAGTGAAGGAACTGGCCTTGTCCCAACTCGGAAAACAAAGCTACACCGGCTCCTTCTGCCATAACGACATGGATATGCTAATCGTTGGTATGTACGGTGGAAGCAACAATGACTATATCGGCAGCATCGGCGGATGCAACGACATCGAATATAAAACCCACTTCTCCCTCTGGTCCATGATGGGTTCTCCATTAATGATCGGATGCGACGTACGCAAGGCTAACCAGATCACCAAAGATATTCTCCTGAATTCGGATCTGCTTGCCATCAACCAGGATGCAGAAGCGCGCGGAGCTTATCGCATTAAACCGGAGCCGCAATGGTTTCACACAGACGATGTATTTATGCTGGTGAAGGTGCTCACCGATGGTGATCTGGCTATTGGTTTCTTCAACCTGAGCGACAGCCAGCGGGAATTATCATTGCAATTCTGGGATATGGGTCTGCCGTACGCTGCCGGGTACGCGCTGTCCCTGTATGACTGCTGGGAACATCAAGAGCTTGGCGTGTTCCGTGAACGCTTCGCTCCCGTTGTCGCAGCACATGATTGCCTCGTCGTCCGGGCCAAACTGGTGAAATAG
- a CDS encoding AraC family transcriptional regulator: protein MNPIWHESSRASNLHFISGGHKPANTHQWGPGVRDVYALHYIIRGQGTLETGGRVYRLVTGESFIIFPQKEIYYYPDPQDPWEYVWVEFGGEDAGRLLGLTQFSEIQPVVTISPETLQPFYHLAWNAGASSYELLRADALLRLLLSYYMEYYPKEPQVDAKDYVWLARKYIEQNYWKPTLTVTEIVKAVNLERSYLFRLFKGATGNSVLEYITSYRILRACELLKTSGLPIQSVAYSVGYNDPLYFSKVFKKATSHTPTAYMMLHRTKA from the coding sequence TTGAATCCGATATGGCATGAGAGCAGCAGAGCCAGTAATTTGCATTTTATCAGCGGTGGTCACAAGCCAGCCAACACTCACCAATGGGGGCCAGGCGTGCGAGACGTATATGCGCTGCACTATATTATCCGCGGCCAAGGGACGCTGGAGACGGGCGGCCGCGTTTATCGACTAGTCACGGGGGAAAGCTTTATCATATTTCCGCAAAAGGAGATTTATTATTATCCAGACCCGCAAGATCCATGGGAGTACGTCTGGGTGGAATTTGGCGGTGAAGATGCCGGGCGATTGCTGGGACTGACGCAATTTTCAGAGATCCAACCGGTGGTGACGATCTCGCCAGAGACATTGCAGCCTTTTTATCACCTTGCCTGGAACGCAGGGGCATCATCTTATGAATTACTGCGGGCGGATGCGCTTCTGCGTCTGCTGTTATCCTACTATATGGAATATTATCCGAAGGAGCCGCAGGTGGACGCCAAAGACTATGTCTGGCTAGCGAGAAAGTACATCGAGCAGAACTACTGGAAGCCGACATTGACCGTCACGGAGATCGTAAAGGCAGTCAATCTGGAGCGCAGTTATTTGTTTCGTCTGTTTAAAGGAGCAACGGGCAACTCTGTTTTGGAGTATATTACCTCTTACCGAATTTTGCGCGCCTGTGAATTGCTGAAGACGTCGGGTCTGCCGATTCAATCTGTAGCATACTCTGTTGGCTACAATGACCCGTTATACTTTTCCAAAGTATTCAAGAAGGCAACCTCACATACGCCAACAGCGTACATGATGCTGCATCGAACCAAGGCATAA
- a CDS encoding carboxylesterase family protein, translated as MPHAPANFGHLDQQAGTQWVQRNIAAFGGDPDQITIGGQSAGGGSVLSQMTSPQNKGLFQRAVIMSGMATELYPKVRVPSVRSTLRDAEQAGVAFFDFLGVSSLAEARQLDAEFLRDKALEYKSFWGTVIDEQFCVGDPFTRFVQQEREAIPVMLGHTSSEFWTRPAAANLEELKQMAVELFGEDAPAFLQLCETDTGQFEQALQQASVRMIQHAILLAIRANSGHPSEMPLYYYNFDAEIPGWDQPGTFHSVDLWFFFETLAKCWRPFTGKHYDLARQMCNYLSNFIATGDPNGSDSTGKLMPHWIPCTTEQPYLMEFGDQSQLQQAEPGPMLSFLVKQYFKKQGAPVV; from the coding sequence ATCCCCCATGCACCCGCCAACTTTGGTCATCTCGATCAGCAAGCGGGCACCCAGTGGGTCCAACGTAACATCGCTGCCTTTGGCGGTGATCCAGACCAGATCACCATTGGCGGACAGTCAGCAGGGGGAGGAAGTGTACTCAGCCAGATGACCTCCCCGCAAAATAAAGGCTTGTTCCAGCGGGCCGTCATCATGAGCGGTATGGCTACCGAGTTGTACCCGAAGGTCCGCGTGCCTTCTGTCCGTTCCACACTGCGGGATGCAGAGCAGGCCGGGGTTGCATTTTTTGACTTCCTGGGCGTATCTTCCCTGGCTGAAGCGAGACAACTGGATGCTGAATTTCTCCGTGACAAAGCACTCGAATACAAAAGCTTCTGGGGAACCGTCATCGACGAACAATTCTGCGTAGGCGATCCATTTACTCGTTTTGTTCAGCAGGAGCGCGAGGCAATCCCCGTAATGTTGGGACATACATCTTCCGAATTTTGGACCCGTCCCGCCGCAGCTAATCTGGAAGAACTAAAGCAGATGGCTGTGGAGCTGTTCGGCGAGGATGCTCCTGCCTTTTTGCAGCTATGCGAGACGGATACCGGCCAATTCGAGCAGGCTCTGCAACAAGCATCGGTGCGCATGATCCAACATGCCATTCTGCTCGCCATCCGCGCGAACAGCGGTCATCCGTCTGAAATGCCTCTCTACTATTATAACTTCGACGCCGAGATTCCGGGTTGGGACCAGCCGGGCACCTTCCACTCCGTCGATCTGTGGTTCTTCTTCGAAACACTCGCCAAGTGCTGGCGGCCTTTCACAGGCAAACATTATGATCTGGCCCGCCAGATGTGCAATTATTTATCCAATTTTATTGCTACAGGTGATCCGAACGGTTCGGACTCCACAGGAAAGCTGATGCCGCATTGGATTCCGTGTACTACGGAACAGCCGTATCTCATGGAATTTGGCGATCAGTCTCAATTACAGCAGGCGGAGCCTGGACCGATGCTCTCGTTTCTAGTGAAGCAGTATTTCAAGAAACAGGGTGCACCTGTTGTTTAG
- a CDS encoding 5-methyltetrahydropteroyltriglutamate--homocysteine methyltransferase translates to MTDKFQIVGSLLRPEELLKYKTQIEHNDDIQYPFYENYEGYEKCETEAIKQVVAKEIEHNLSVVTDGEFSKSMWHLDFVWGFGGVKRYIADHGYFFRDVDGTSKYETRKDIGLRITDQLSGKNHHFIQLFQQLQDTAGEQQTKLCVPSPSHIFGELSWSDNIGGTDSVYQNKQELKEGLVIAYKEFVKEFAAVGGKILQFDDCLWELFADDNPNSPFTGEHINQEEVQGLATEFIDINNTVIDFGHSLGLKMWTHNCRGNYDSRNMGGGSYVKIANLFLKQLKYDRFFLEWDDDRAGSLEALEVFKDRPETEVVLGLLSSKTSTLDDEARVVRLLDEASKIIDKDRLLLSHQCGFASCDGGNELSEAQQWAKIDQGQKIAKQYWGSTV, encoded by the coding sequence ATGACTGACAAGTTCCAGATCGTAGGAAGTTTATTGCGGCCGGAAGAGCTGCTGAAATATAAAACGCAAATTGAACATAATGACGATATCCAATATCCGTTCTATGAAAATTACGAAGGATATGAGAAGTGCGAGACGGAGGCAATCAAACAAGTTGTCGCCAAGGAAATCGAACATAACTTGTCCGTTGTTACCGATGGCGAATTCTCCAAATCGATGTGGCATCTGGACTTCGTATGGGGATTTGGCGGCGTGAAGCGTTATATCGCGGATCATGGCTATTTTTTCAGAGATGTGGACGGCACTTCGAAATATGAAACACGCAAAGATATTGGACTGCGGATCACGGACCAACTGAGCGGAAAGAATCATCATTTCATTCAGTTGTTCCAACAACTGCAAGACACGGCTGGCGAGCAACAAACGAAACTTTGTGTACCATCGCCATCCCATATTTTCGGTGAGCTTTCCTGGTCGGATAACATTGGCGGTACCGATTCCGTTTACCAGAACAAACAGGAGCTTAAAGAGGGTCTTGTGATCGCGTATAAGGAATTCGTCAAAGAATTCGCTGCAGTGGGTGGTAAAATTCTGCAATTTGATGATTGCTTATGGGAACTGTTTGCAGACGACAACCCGAACTCTCCGTTTACAGGGGAGCATATCAATCAAGAGGAAGTACAGGGTCTGGCTACTGAATTCATTGACATTAACAATACCGTGATTGACTTCGGTCATAGCCTTGGTTTGAAAATGTGGACACATAACTGCCGCGGTAACTATGATTCCCGCAATATGGGCGGTGGATCATATGTGAAAATCGCCAATCTGTTCCTGAAGCAATTGAAGTATGACCGTTTCTTCCTGGAATGGGATGATGATCGTGCGGGTTCACTTGAAGCGTTGGAAGTGTTCAAGGATAGACCTGAAACTGAAGTGGTATTAGGTTTGCTTTCCTCCAAAACAAGTACCCTCGATGATGAAGCGCGCGTTGTCCGTTTGCTGGACGAAGCATCCAAAATCATCGATAAGGATCGTCTGCTGCTGTCTCATCAATGCGGGTTCGCATCCTGCGATGGCGGTAACGAATTAAGCGAAGCTCAGCAATGGGCGAAGATTGATCAGGGGCAGAAGATCGCCAAGCAATATTGGGGCAGCACCGTCTAG
- a CDS encoding AIPR family protein, translated as MILQARGGTNKGIRDTLKNPKQRDLFVAYNNGISTVAKCGDIEQVNDSNLYRIKSLKSWQIVNGGQTTASIHQAFKNDVPLDEVFIQAKLTIIHIDTDTKNVEDSYLLEDEMISKISEYANTQNKINKSDLLANTRFLSDIEKYSRNIWIPSQDGRKEESKWYFERARGQYMVDIGRRKKGKEQNEFKKVYPKELVLGKVDIAKYFMSWHGYPHVSSKGGEEAFTKFMALNSEYWKHDLSDSDKIKSIDESFYTHLISYCIINNYVKSIVENMNLKGYKANVVYYTVAMMKHLYKNQIDIEYIWKKQQLSSEWERCVQTIAKAALDHLRISAGERNVTQWAKNEECWTMFKEQYSNSLKNLM; from the coding sequence ATCATTTTACAAGCACGTGGTGGTACTAACAAGGGAATAAGGGACACTTTAAAAAATCCCAAACAACGGGATTTATTTGTTGCTTATAACAATGGAATTTCTACAGTAGCGAAATGTGGAGATATTGAACAAGTTAATGATTCAAATTTATATCGGATTAAAAGCTTGAAGAGCTGGCAAATTGTAAATGGTGGTCAAACTACCGCTTCAATTCATCAAGCTTTTAAAAATGATGTGCCGTTGGATGAAGTGTTTATTCAAGCAAAGTTAACTATTATCCATATAGATACTGATACTAAAAATGTCGAAGATAGCTATCTGTTAGAAGATGAAATGATCTCAAAAATATCCGAGTATGCCAATACACAGAATAAGATCAACAAATCTGATTTATTAGCAAATACTCGCTTCCTTTCAGATATTGAAAAATACTCACGTAATATATGGATTCCTAGCCAAGATGGACGAAAAGAAGAGTCTAAATGGTACTTTGAACGTGCACGTGGTCAATACATGGTTGATATCGGCCGGCGAAAAAAAGGGAAAGAACAGAATGAATTCAAAAAGGTATACCCCAAAGAACTTGTTTTAGGGAAAGTAGATATTGCAAAGTATTTTATGTCCTGGCATGGTTACCCACATGTTTCAAGTAAAGGTGGCGAAGAAGCCTTTACAAAATTCATGGCATTAAATAGTGAATATTGGAAGCATGATTTATCAGATAGTGACAAAATTAAAAGTATTGATGAATCCTTCTATACACATTTAATTTCTTACTGTATTATCAATAATTACGTAAAAAGTATTGTAGAAAATATGAATTTAAAAGGCTATAAAGCAAACGTAGTTTACTACACTGTTGCCATGATGAAACATCTATATAAAAATCAAATCGATATAGAATATATCTGGAAAAAACAACAATTATCTTCGGAATGGGAACGCTGTGTTCAAACAATAGCTAAAGCAGCATTGGATCATTTACGTATATCCGCTGGAGAACGAAATGTTACACAATGGGCTAAAAATGAAGAGTGTTGGACTATGTTCAAAGAACAGTATTCTAACTCCTTAAAAAATTTAATGTAA
- a CDS encoding PD-(D/E)XK motif protein: protein MKNITDAFNELLIQIDPTESEAIYKLKTIHFKRPCLMIGVDSLTKERRLYIDVTQENWSKEKMRTFPKWRGLTIKEEFHKKIGPLTEKKMLVLYQEPDQSIEIFNNVIQSIYDNIIHNLEEDLFSTLYTILDQWKNFFMRKRESKLTLEEQMGLYGELYFFRAWLNKFPDAPPTIIDHWKGPLMNRIDYVAAKTGVEIKTICPKIREDIRISSERQLEVTPIIKNLYLYVLRVEISDVEGESILNLLTDITDSLSNRAPSTIVSLENLLLELRIIKEDYTENKFSVLEDLAYKVNDEFPKLTPNMLPKGVSYVSYSVDLSHCEEFKVDSQDVYYFNNGR, encoded by the coding sequence ATGAAAAACATTACGGATGCTTTTAATGAATTGCTGATTCAAATTGATCCTACTGAAAGTGAAGCTATTTATAAGCTAAAGACGATTCATTTTAAAAGACCTTGTCTGATGATTGGCGTAGATTCATTAACAAAAGAGCGTAGACTTTATATCGATGTAACCCAAGAAAATTGGTCCAAAGAGAAAATGAGAACTTTTCCAAAATGGCGAGGTTTAACTATTAAAGAAGAATTTCACAAAAAAATCGGACCACTAACAGAAAAAAAGATGCTGGTTTTATATCAAGAGCCCGATCAAAGTATTGAAATTTTTAATAATGTCATTCAAAGTATCTATGATAATATCATTCATAATTTAGAAGAAGACTTATTTTCTACTCTCTACACAATATTAGACCAATGGAAAAACTTTTTCATGCGTAAACGAGAGAGTAAATTGACACTTGAAGAGCAAATGGGGCTTTATGGAGAATTATATTTCTTTAGAGCATGGCTCAATAAGTTTCCAGATGCGCCACCAACAATTATCGATCATTGGAAAGGTCCATTAATGAACAGGATAGATTATGTTGCTGCTAAAACCGGAGTAGAGATAAAAACAATCTGTCCAAAAATTCGAGAAGATATACGTATTTCTAGTGAACGTCAGTTAGAAGTAACACCTATTATTAAAAATTTATATCTATATGTTTTACGTGTTGAGATATCTGATGTTGAAGGAGAAAGCATACTCAATCTTTTAACGGATATCACCGATAGTTTAAGCAATAGAGCACCTTCAACTATTGTATCGCTAGAAAATTTGTTGTTGGAACTTCGTATTATTAAAGAGGATTATACGGAAAATAAATTCTCTGTACTGGAGGATCTGGCGTATAAAGTAAATGATGAATTTCCTAAGTTAACGCCTAATATGTTACCAAAAGGCGTTTCATATGTATCTTATTCTGTAGATTTATCTCATTGTGAAGAGTTCAAGGTGGATTCTCAAGATGTATACTATTTTAACAATGGAAGATGA